The following proteins are co-located in the Anaerolineae bacterium genome:
- a CDS encoding methyltransferase domain-containing protein: MVAEITPQAVEDPPAVPLAREERPAVGVPNGERLAYESQFHDQWAHEIDLDSLDPERLFSCPTTPENVFSRRRLGDLQGKTVMDLGCGPGESSVGLALAGARVAAVDISPGMLEVARQLAERYGVADRVTTHCMPAEALGFPDAYFDVIYGRDVLHHTNLERSIPEIARVLKPGGMAIFTEPLGHNPIIEVYRRLASVVRTPFEEPLTYSKITAMRRYFARVEHTEFQFLTLGIFLWFFFGERAHPSKVRYWKKIVVEADRYAPAFRRLQNLDERLFRLLPFLRRYCWNTVIELYK, encoded by the coding sequence ATGGTCGCGGAAATAACGCCCCAGGCAGTGGAGGACCCGCCGGCGGTGCCGCTGGCGAGGGAGGAGAGGCCGGCGGTCGGCGTGCCCAACGGCGAACGGCTGGCCTATGAGAGCCAGTTCCATGACCAATGGGCCCATGAGATTGACCTGGACTCGCTGGACCCGGAGCGGCTCTTCTCCTGCCCGACGACGCCGGAGAACGTCTTTTCCCGCCGGCGCCTGGGAGATTTGCAGGGAAAGACGGTGATGGACCTGGGGTGCGGCCCTGGGGAGTCCAGCGTGGGGTTGGCGCTGGCCGGCGCGCGGGTAGCGGCGGTGGACATCTCGCCGGGGATGCTGGAGGTGGCCCGGCAGTTGGCGGAGCGCTACGGTGTGGCCGATCGGGTCACCACCCACTGCATGCCGGCGGAAGCCCTGGGCTTTCCGGACGCATATTTCGACGTCATTTACGGCCGTGATGTCCTGCATCACACCAACCTGGAGCGCTCCATTCCGGAGATCGCCCGCGTGCTGAAGCCGGGGGGCATGGCCATTTTCACCGAGCCGCTGGGCCACAACCCAATTATCGAGGTGTACCGCCGGCTGGCCAGCGTGGTGCGCACCCCCTTCGAGGAGCCGCTGACCTACTCCAAAATCACGGCCATGCGGCGCTATTTCGCTCGCGTCGAGCATACGGAGTTTCAGTTCCTGACCCTGGGGATTTTCCTGTGGTTCTTCTTCGGGGAGCGGGCGCATCCCAGCAAGGTGCGCTACTGGAAGAAAATCGTGGTGGAGGCGGATCGCTATGCGCCGGCGTTCCGGCGCCTGCAAAATCTGGATGAGCGGCTGTTC